Genomic segment of Chlamydiota bacterium:
ATGATCTCCATCCACCTGAAGGTCTTGTTTTAAGTGAAATGATTTTTCTAGCAAATCAACTTGCAAAAGAAAATAAAATTGACAAGAATGGATATCGCCTTGTCATCAACTGCAACCCTGAAGGAGGTCAAACAGTCTATCATATCCATCTGCACCTTCTAGGCGGTCGCGACATGAAATGGCCCCCGGGGTAAAATGAGCCCACATCTTTTTTTCTTCCTCTTACTTTTATCGATTGCCATCATTGGCGGATGGGTTTTGATCATCAATGCCATTTTGGAAAAGAAAAAAAAATCTCAAAAAACGTATGAAGATCCTGTTAAGAAACATTTTGAAGATAACCCTCTTAAAATCGTCCTTCAATCCCTAAAAGATCGCTTAACCGTTTTATATCAATGCTTACAATGTCAAGGAAAACAATATGAAGCATTCCCTTTTGACGAGGACATTTTTGAAGTTTTTTGTAAAACGTGCGGTCTTAAAAATTTCTATCATGTGGATTTTCTAGCTGGCCTTCATCGCCCTACGAAAAAAACAAAAAGCCCCTGGCCTAAAAAATGGTTAAGGAATCGAATCACCACTCCCTGTCTTCATTGTAAAAATAAAGAGCATGCTGACTTTAGGTTGACCATGGAGGTAAAATACAAATTCAGTGGTTATGCAGACAAAAAAAAGATGATTCTTTACTTCAGTTCATGTAAGGCTTGCGGATTGATGAATTTCTTTGATCGAGATCGAGGGGAGAACCATGGCACTTAACTTCACACTTTTTAATCTCATGGCAGAACATTTTGAATGTACACTCTGTCATGGAAAAGATGCCGTCACACGATTCTTTAGTTATGGTCACAGCGAAAATGCCTGTGTCTCGTGCAAAAACTGTGG
This window contains:
- a CDS encoding histidine triad nucleotide-binding protein — its product is MDDCIFCKMSQKKIPSRIAYEDSSLFAFYDVHPQAPIHILITPKKHIARIYDLHPPEGLVLSEMIFLANQLAKENKIDKNGYRLVINCNPEGGQTVYHIHLHLLGGRDMKWPPG